One window from the genome of Deltaproteobacteria bacterium encodes:
- a CDS encoding enoyl-CoA hydratase/isomerase family protein produces the protein MSFVTITVAAHVATITLNRPEVRNALNPQVMQELVAAARQADADLQVRVIVLGGVGAHFCAGADLEWMRASIHATPEQNRTEAAMIATMMSTLNELRKPLLVRVQGAAVGAGVGLTATGDIVVAAENAQFGLAEVRLGIIPAVVGPYVVSKVGVSQARRYFISGERVPAATAQTIGLVHVVVPEAQLDAEIERLARSILTGGPEAVITAKRLAKDLGGTIPPATIATMIDMIATMRITAEAQEGMGAFLEKRAPQWAKTSS, from the coding sequence ATGTCGTTCGTGACTATCACCGTAGCGGCGCACGTCGCGACTATTACACTCAATCGGCCTGAAGTGCGGAATGCGCTGAATCCGCAAGTGATGCAGGAATTGGTCGCCGCCGCGCGGCAGGCCGATGCGGACCTGCAGGTGCGCGTGATCGTCTTGGGCGGCGTCGGCGCGCACTTTTGTGCCGGCGCCGATTTGGAGTGGATGCGCGCCTCGATCCACGCCACGCCGGAGCAGAATCGGACTGAAGCGGCGATGATCGCCACGATGATGTCCACGCTGAATGAATTGCGCAAACCGTTGCTCGTGCGAGTGCAGGGTGCAGCAGTCGGGGCCGGTGTCGGGCTCACGGCCACAGGCGATATCGTCGTGGCTGCGGAGAACGCGCAATTCGGTCTCGCCGAAGTGCGGCTGGGAATCATCCCAGCCGTGGTCGGGCCGTATGTCGTCAGCAAAGTCGGCGTTTCGCAAGCGCGTCGCTATTTTATCAGCGGCGAACGCGTCCCGGCCGCTACTGCGCAGACGATCGGACTCGTGCATGTCGTGGTGCCGGAGGCGCAACTCGACGCCGAGATCGAACGCCTCGCGCGTTCCATCCTCACCGGCGGGCCGGAGGCGGTCATCACGGCGAAGCGATTAGCCAAGGACTTAGGCGGCACGATTCCGCCGGCGACCATTGCGACGATGATCGATATGATCGCGACGATGCGGATCACGGCGGAGGCCCAGGAAGGGATGGGGGCCTTTCTGGAGAAGCGCGCGCCGCAGTGGGCGAAGACGTCATCATGA
- a CDS encoding methylcrotonoyl-CoA carboxylase, producing MEILETHLDPHSASFQANLCAYQVRRQLVQTLTERARAGGGAAAAKRHTARGKLLARERIDRVLDVSAPFLEFSALAAHGVYESDIPGAGIITGVGTIHGREVLLVANDATVKGGTYFPLTVKKHLRAQEIALENRLPCIYLVDSGGAFLPLQAEVFPDRDHFGRIFYNQAQLSARRIPQIAVVLGSCTAGGAYVPAMCDESIIVKGNGTIFLGGPPLVQAATGEVVTAEALGGADVHCRASGVTDHLAEDDAHALEITRDIVATLPAPQKQPLDIVPPEPPLYDPAEIYGIIEADPKKPVDVHEILARLVDGSRFHEFKALFAPTVVCGFARIMGYPIGIVANNGVLFSESALKVTHFIELCNQRGTPLLFLQNITGFMVGKQYENEGIAKHGAKMVTAVACSTVPKFTVIIGGSYGAGNYGMCGRAYQPRQLWMWPNARISVMGGEQAARVLLTVKEEQGGTKMSSAEAQTFMQPILDKYATESSAVYSTARLWDDGILDPVDTRMALGLGISMSLNTPFADPQYGVFRM from the coding sequence ATGGAGATTCTGGAAACGCATCTCGATCCGCACTCCGCGAGCTTTCAAGCGAATCTGTGCGCCTATCAGGTGCGGCGACAACTGGTCCAAACGCTGACGGAGCGAGCGCGAGCGGGGGGCGGTGCGGCCGCGGCCAAGCGCCACACCGCGCGCGGGAAGTTGTTGGCGCGCGAGCGGATCGATCGCGTGCTCGACGTGAGCGCGCCGTTTCTGGAATTTTCGGCATTAGCCGCGCACGGGGTCTATGAATCGGATATCCCCGGCGCCGGCATTATTACCGGCGTCGGCACCATTCACGGGCGCGAAGTCCTGCTCGTCGCGAACGACGCGACCGTGAAGGGCGGCACCTATTTTCCACTGACGGTGAAAAAACATCTCCGCGCCCAAGAGATCGCGCTCGAAAATCGGCTCCCGTGCATTTATCTGGTCGACTCCGGCGGGGCCTTTCTCCCGTTGCAGGCCGAAGTCTTTCCCGATCGCGACCATTTCGGGCGCATCTTTTATAACCAGGCGCAGCTCTCCGCCCGCCGCATCCCGCAAATTGCGGTCGTGCTCGGTTCCTGCACTGCCGGCGGCGCGTATGTGCCGGCGATGTGCGACGAATCGATCATCGTCAAAGGAAACGGCACCATCTTTTTGGGGGGTCCGCCGCTCGTACAGGCCGCGACCGGCGAAGTTGTGACGGCGGAAGCGTTGGGCGGGGCCGACGTTCATTGTCGCGCTTCCGGCGTGACCGACCACTTGGCCGAAGACGACGCGCATGCGCTCGAAATCACGCGCGACATCGTTGCCACGTTGCCGGCGCCGCAAAAACAGCCGCTCGACATCGTGCCGCCCGAGCCGCCGCTGTACGACCCGGCGGAAATTTACGGCATCATCGAGGCCGATCCGAAAAAACCGGTCGATGTGCATGAAATTCTTGCGCGCTTGGTCGACGGCAGCCGCTTCCACGAATTCAAAGCCCTGTTTGCGCCCACCGTCGTCTGCGGATTTGCGCGGATCATGGGATATCCGATCGGGATAGTCGCCAACAACGGCGTGCTGTTTTCGGAGAGCGCGTTAAAGGTCACGCACTTTATCGAACTGTGCAATCAGCGCGGCACGCCGCTTCTCTTTTTGCAGAACATCACCGGGTTCATGGTCGGGAAGCAGTACGAAAACGAAGGGATCGCTAAACACGGCGCGAAAATGGTCACGGCCGTGGCCTGCAGCACGGTGCCGAAGTTCACGGTGATCATCGGTGGCTCGTACGGTGCCGGCAATTACGGCATGTGCGGGCGCGCGTATCAACCGCGTCAACTCTGGATGTGGCCGAACGCGCGGATTTCCGTGATGGGCGGCGAACAAGCCGCGCGCGTGTTACTCACGGTCAAAGAAGAACAGGGCGGCACAAAAATGTCATCGGCCGAGGCGCAGACCTTCATGCAGCCGATCCTCGACAAATATGCGACGGAGAGCAGCGCCGTGTACAGCACTGCGCGCCTCTGGGACGACGGCATCCTCGACCCGGTCGACACGCGCATGGCGCTCGGACTCGGTATCTCGATGAGTCTCAACACCCCGTTCGCCGACCCGCAATACGGCGTGTTTCGGATGTAG
- a CDS encoding nucleotidyltransferase substrate binding protein — MAVKHINKRQQALKHLEAALRQFDRATSTLNFLTVTKAFEVLIEYEWRELKALVEDQGLDAPSPKMALKQAARLKLVTDLESWLDCIDARNNSVHDYFGISEQEYVELARKLVQLARARNSTA, encoded by the coding sequence ATGGCAGTAAAGCACATCAATAAGCGGCAACAGGCGCTAAAACATCTGGAGGCGGCGTTGCGCCAGTTCGACCGCGCGACGTCGACGCTGAATTTTCTCACCGTCACGAAGGCCTTCGAGGTCTTGATCGAGTACGAATGGCGGGAACTGAAGGCGTTGGTGGAAGATCAAGGCCTGGACGCGCCGTCCCCGAAAATGGCGCTGAAGCAAGCGGCGCGGCTGAAGCTGGTGACCGATTTGGAAAGTTGGCTCGATTGCATCGACGCGCGGAACAACAGTGTCCACGATTATTTCGGCATTTCCGAGCAAGAGTATGTCGAGTTAGCGCGCAAATTAGTGCAGCTTGCCCGTGCGCGGAATTCTACCGCATAA
- a CDS encoding helix-turn-helix domain-containing protein — MHYILDKRAFAQCLHERGFRGVAEFAKRAGLHRNTLHHLLAGKNVLAASFQNIADHLQVDPQALMIPIAGGSADRSLDPIRPLVARLLQRDSRLAVVLFGSRTTKRVRQYADWDLGVIRFPEPITGLEFLRLRRLAEEWSETAVPQVDLVNLHQAPATFLCNIADQVRFLDGDQASWTYFQGVLYGSKAHQ, encoded by the coding sequence ATGCACTACATCCTCGACAAGCGGGCCTTTGCGCAATGTCTCCACGAACGTGGGTTCCGGGGGGTGGCGGAATTTGCGAAGCGTGCGGGGTTGCATCGGAATACGCTCCACCATTTGCTGGCAGGGAAGAATGTCCTTGCGGCGTCGTTTCAAAATATTGCGGATCACCTGCAAGTCGATCCTCAAGCCCTTATGATCCCGATCGCTGGCGGATCGGCGGATCGGTCGCTTGATCCTATTCGCCCCCTCGTCGCCCGGTTGCTCCAGCGCGATTCCCGTCTGGCCGTGGTGTTGTTCGGTTCGCGGACCACAAAACGTGTCCGGCAGTATGCCGATTGGGACCTGGGCGTGATCCGTTTTCCCGAACCGATCACCGGGCTGGAATTCCTGCGTCTCCGACGCCTCGCGGAAGAGTGGAGCGAGACTGCCGTCCCGCAAGTTGATCTCGTGAATCTCCATCAAGCGCCTGCGACGTTCTTGTGCAATATCGCGGATCAGGTGCGTTTCCTGGATGGCGACCAGGCGTCATGGACCTATTTCCAAGGAGTACTGTATGGCAGTAAAGCACATCAATAA
- the nrdR gene encoding transcriptional repressor NrdR, translating into MKCPTCGNLESKVIDSRLATDGESIRRRRECERCEKRFTTYEKLEETLPLVVKKDGRREPFDRQKIFVGIQKACEKRPVSVEALTRIVDEIVQWAQESGAAELPSTALGERIMEALHQLDGVAYVRFASVYRSFKDVNEFLTELKDVLGKAKG; encoded by the coding sequence ATGAAATGTCCGACGTGCGGTAATTTAGAATCGAAAGTGATCGACTCGCGGCTCGCGACCGATGGCGAAAGCATTCGAAGGCGGCGCGAGTGCGAACGCTGCGAGAAACGTTTTACCACTTACGAAAAACTCGAAGAGACGCTGCCGCTCGTGGTGAAGAAAGACGGGCGGCGCGAACCGTTCGATCGGCAGAAAATTTTCGTCGGCATCCAAAAGGCCTGCGAAAAGCGTCCAGTGAGCGTCGAAGCGCTAACGCGCATCGTCGACGAGATCGTTCAGTGGGCCCAAGAAAGCGGCGCCGCCGAATTGCCCAGCACTGCGCTCGGTGAACGAATCATGGAAGCCCTGCACCAGCTCGACGGTGTCGCCTACGTCCGCTTCGCCTCCGTCTACCGTTCCTTCAAAGACGTGAACGAATTTCTGACTGAACTCAAAGACGTGCTGGGCAAGGCGAAGGGGTGA
- a CDS encoding serine hydroxymethyltransferase has product MFNRRPLAESDPAIHRAIQQEIQRLEDGVELIPSENYVSPAVLAALGSPLTIKYAEGYPGKRYYGGCEFVDVAEDLARERAKQLFGAAHANVQPHAGSQANMAVYFTACRPGDTIMGMNLNHGGHLTHGSPVNFTGQLYKVVSYGVDAETERIDYSAVADLARQHRPTLIVAGATAYSRDIDFQAFREIADSVGAKLLADISHPAGLVAAGLHSTPVPHAHFVTTTTHKTLRGPRGGMVLCQEEFAKALDKTIFPGLQGGPLMHVIAAKAVAFGEALAPDFKSYAAQIIENCRALAAALMQHGFRIVTGGTDTHLCLVDLTDRDLTGKDAEAALGRAGITVNKNTVPRETRSPFVTSGIRCGTPCVTSRGMGVAEMAQIAAWMADVLTHPTDEARHTRIRADVRELCGRFPVYEMSDVR; this is encoded by the coding sequence ATGTTTAACCGACGCCCACTGGCCGAATCCGATCCCGCGATCCATCGCGCGATTCAACAAGAGATTCAGCGTTTGGAAGACGGCGTGGAACTGATCCCGTCCGAAAACTACGTCAGTCCAGCCGTGCTGGCGGCATTGGGTTCGCCGCTCACCATTAAATATGCCGAGGGCTATCCGGGCAAACGGTATTACGGCGGCTGTGAATTCGTCGACGTCGCGGAAGACTTGGCCCGCGAGCGCGCCAAGCAACTCTTCGGCGCCGCGCATGCCAACGTGCAACCCCATGCCGGCTCGCAGGCCAACATGGCCGTGTATTTCACCGCGTGCCGTCCCGGTGACACGATCATGGGGATGAACTTGAACCATGGCGGCCATCTCACCCATGGTTCCCCGGTCAACTTTACCGGGCAACTCTATAAGGTCGTCAGTTATGGCGTCGACGCAGAAACGGAACGAATCGATTACTCGGCGGTCGCCGATTTGGCGCGGCAACATCGGCCGACACTAATCGTCGCCGGCGCCACCGCGTATTCGCGCGACATCGACTTCCAGGCGTTTCGCGAGATTGCCGACTCCGTCGGTGCCAAACTCCTCGCCGATATTTCCCATCCCGCCGGCCTGGTCGCCGCCGGCCTCCATTCCACGCCAGTGCCTCACGCCCATTTCGTCACCACGACCACACACAAGACGTTGCGCGGCCCGCGCGGCGGCATGGTTTTATGCCAAGAAGAATTTGCGAAAGCGCTCGACAAGACGATCTTCCCCGGATTGCAAGGCGGGCCGTTAATGCATGTCATCGCCGCGAAGGCCGTGGCGTTCGGCGAGGCGTTGGCGCCAGATTTCAAGTCGTACGCCGCGCAAATTATCGAGAATTGCCGTGCGCTCGCGGCGGCACTCATGCAGCACGGTTTTCGGATCGTCACCGGCGGGACCGATACGCATTTGTGTCTGGTCGATCTCACCGATCGCGACCTGACCGGCAAAGACGCCGAAGCGGCGTTAGGGCGCGCCGGGATTACCGTGAATAAAAACACCGTCCCGCGCGAAACGCGTTCCCCGTTCGTCACCAGCGGCATCCGGTGCGGTACGCCGTGTGTCACTAGCCGCGGCATGGGCGTTGCCGAAATGGCCCAAATCGCCGCATGGATGGCCGACGTACTGACGCACCCGACCGACGAAGCGCGACACACCCGCATTCGCGCCGACGTGCGGGAGTTGTGCGGGCGGTTCCCTGTTTATGAAATGTCCGACGTGCGGTAA
- the rpiB gene encoding ribose 5-phosphate isomerase B: MNIAIGADHAGFSLKQHLVRVLQAAGHTVTDLGTHSEDAVDYPDFAKLVVEALAQGTAERGVLACGSGIGMCISANRTAGVRAAVLRSPDDARLSREHNDANVACFGGRLTGPTTAESLLTVWLQTPFAGGRHERRVHKLG; encoded by the coding sequence ATGAATATTGCTATAGGTGCCGACCACGCGGGTTTTTCACTCAAGCAGCACCTCGTGCGTGTGTTGCAAGCCGCGGGGCACACCGTCACCGATCTCGGCACACACAGCGAGGACGCGGTCGATTATCCCGATTTTGCGAAGCTGGTCGTGGAAGCCCTCGCGCAGGGCACCGCTGAGCGCGGCGTGTTGGCCTGCGGGAGCGGGATCGGGATGTGTATCTCCGCCAACCGCACCGCCGGCGTGCGAGCTGCCGTGTTGCGCAGTCCCGACGACGCGCGTCTTTCGCGGGAACATAACGATGCGAACGTGGCCTGTTTCGGCGGACGCTTGACTGGTCCCACGACGGCGGAGTCCCTGTTGACGGTGTGGCTGCAAACCCCGTTTGCGGGCGGGCGTCACGAACGCCGCGTGCATAAGTTAGGATAG
- the acpP gene encoding acyl carrier protein codes for MAGTNVERRVREIVAEQLGIAEDEILPSSSFQEDLGADSLDIVELVMAMEEEFGIEISEGDAEGIETVQELIEDIATRLET; via the coding sequence ATGGCGGGCACCAACGTCGAACGCAGAGTCCGTGAGATCGTCGCCGAACAGTTAGGGATCGCCGAAGACGAAATCCTGCCGTCGTCCTCCTTTCAGGAAGATCTCGGCGCAGATTCGCTCGATATCGTCGAACTCGTGATGGCGATGGAAGAAGAATTTGGAATCGAAATCTCCGAAGGGGACGCGGAAGGCATCGAAACCGTGCAAGAACTCATCGAGGACATCGCCACACGTCTCGAAACCTGA
- the rpmF gene encoding 50S ribosomal protein L32: MAVPKRKVSKARTRTRKAAWMRMGAPALHTCTQCGEACRPHRVCPRCGHYKKREVVKE; the protein is encoded by the coding sequence ATGGCAGTGCCAAAGAGAAAAGTCAGTAAGGCGCGTACGCGCACCCGGAAGGCTGCGTGGATGCGGATGGGCGCGCCCGCGTTGCATACGTGTACGCAATGCGGCGAGGCGTGCCGGCCGCATCGGGTCTGCCCGCGTTGTGGACATTACAAAAAGCGGGAAGTGGTCAAAGAATAG
- a CDS encoding DUF177 domain-containing protein, protein MNPQLLVDEIPEEGLLIDLWSTQHAWLHGAMQQALHDHFLPNDDVHLTLNVVRLGRNVDMIGGLFMRVHATCDRCLREFSVSQQIPIHMVMAPAGSVEETASDPTDDDLNFSLYHGRHIDLEGLICEQVVLAQPMQTLCTPDCKGLCPRCGVDLNQGACQCGG, encoded by the coding sequence ATGAACCCCCAACTGCTCGTGGATGAAATCCCCGAAGAGGGGCTGCTGATCGACCTCTGGTCCACGCAACACGCCTGGCTCCACGGCGCGATGCAGCAGGCCCTCCATGACCATTTTCTGCCGAACGACGACGTCCACCTCACGTTGAACGTGGTACGACTCGGTCGCAACGTCGATATGATTGGCGGACTCTTCATGCGGGTCCACGCCACGTGTGATCGCTGTCTGCGAGAATTTTCCGTGAGCCAGCAGATTCCGATCCACATGGTCATGGCCCCCGCCGGCTCGGTTGAAGAGACGGCCTCGGACCCGACCGACGACGACCTGAATTTCAGTCTGTATCACGGACGGCATATCGACCTTGAAGGGCTCATTTGCGAGCAAGTCGTGTTGGCCCAACCGATGCAAACCCTCTGCACCCCGGATTGCAAAGGGTTGTGTCCCCGCTGTGGGGTCGATTTGAATCAAGGCGCCTGCCAATGCGGCGGCTGA
- a CDS encoding peptidylprolyl isomerase: MLRHTMVVLATSLFIGGCSSNATAPGETLATVGSQRITTGDLALMTKFGTPEFRARLSAPGGKKQVVEQLVDRELLYQRGMDLGLAADPDVARQLEWTRRATIAEAVVRTALDDAAKTYYNAHPEEFAVVELQHLLIRFGGTQAEQPPKPPRLKNPALAVEAPRVERDEAAAIALANQLKSRIQAGEDFAKVAQEVSEDANTKRAGGRIGPVWRQEPRLMRRGWEPVLETAFQLKPDEVGGPIKTKDGYHLLLVRGPAQQRSFEEAREVLRFRIQSDTRRKLIQELKGKTKTTLSLPEADKAPAGQPQMSMPPHMQGAGPHDAAHATPAASPAHGTPPLDQPASAPPPSPHP, from the coding sequence ATGCTCAGACACACGATGGTCGTTTTGGCCACGTCGCTCTTCATCGGCGGTTGCAGCAGCAATGCGACCGCGCCGGGAGAAACACTCGCGACGGTCGGCAGCCAACGGATCACGACGGGGGATCTCGCATTAATGACCAAATTCGGCACCCCGGAATTTCGGGCACGACTTTCGGCCCCCGGCGGGAAGAAACAAGTGGTGGAACAACTCGTCGACCGGGAACTCCTCTATCAACGTGGGATGGACCTCGGGCTCGCCGCGGATCCGGACGTAGCACGACAACTAGAATGGACCCGGCGCGCCACGATCGCGGAAGCCGTGGTGCGGACCGCGCTCGATGACGCCGCAAAGACGTATTACAATGCCCATCCGGAGGAATTTGCGGTCGTGGAATTACAACATCTCTTGATCCGTTTCGGCGGGACGCAGGCCGAACAACCACCCAAGCCGCCGCGCCTGAAAAACCCGGCGTTGGCCGTCGAAGCACCACGCGTAGAACGCGACGAAGCCGCGGCGATTGCGCTAGCCAATCAGTTGAAGTCGCGGATCCAAGCGGGAGAAGACTTCGCCAAGGTCGCCCAAGAGGTCTCGGAAGATGCGAATACGAAACGCGCCGGCGGCCGCATCGGGCCGGTGTGGCGGCAAGAACCGCGCTTGATGCGGCGCGGATGGGAGCCGGTGCTCGAAACCGCGTTTCAGTTGAAACCGGACGAGGTCGGCGGACCGATCAAGACCAAGGACGGGTATCACTTACTACTGGTCCGCGGACCCGCGCAGCAGCGTTCCTTCGAAGAAGCGCGGGAAGTGCTCCGCTTCCGCATTCAGAGCGACACGCGGCGCAAACTCATACAGGAATTAAAGGGGAAGACGAAAACGACGCTGTCGCTTCCGGAAGCGGACAAGGCGCCAGCCGGCCAACCGCAAATGTCGATGCCACCACATATGCAAGGCGCCGGCCCACACGACGCGGCGCACGCAACCCCTGCAGCGTCGCCAGCGCACGGCACGCCACCACTGGACCAACCGGCCTCAGCGCCACCACCATCACCCCATCCGTAA
- a CDS encoding pentapeptide repeat-containing protein gives MRAFSYRHIIWFVIGLCLMGRAAAAGALQVPLLLNYQGMLTDGGGNPLPSGATPFLFRITDADGRALYEEAQTVDVVHGVAATLVGNGTEPQTGAAQGGLPPEILAPEAPRFLEVWVNNELVDTPLEIVSVPYAYWSATALHVAAGSVDGNALAPGSVTLQHLAEPVLGELATALAQTPALQALGGAGVGTAKAVAVDGSFAYSGANTLQEVLHDLDRAIKAREEKNLNKTGDSVSGPLTFVGDSGAATLTLDATSGDMTSTGDVVAGGGVSLAGGKVTVDAASGTMTFTAGARLTGLPPAQQESDAATWLDVKTAKSAIVGTDGLLNFADVQDQLPLSKLQIETFAAWDQDASNDLTVASAAGGDLGGPFGNLQLGAGVVGTVELSSGAVTAAKLADGAVGTAALANSAVTAPKLAAGAVTSAALAEGSVTSAALADNTVSSVDIADGTITGNDISDGTLTGADLASDSITSVQIAPGALSGLDLADNSVSSADIVDGTIGTADLANGAVTGAKVADGGLTGADIADNSLGSADIADGSVTSSDLQNNSVAGNKVIDESLTGFDLANGTITGADIGDGSVTGIDIANGTLTGNHIITNSLNGTDIEDGTLGGVDIMDGSLTGVDLADSTLGPEKLNFPIVTPEQLTNTSTSLAATPSVAKAWIKVGLQANGSYEIHSSYNVEGVTYVHDITVDNPTLFGINCFRITWDAPFKDGQYPILITSEEDNIGLRYKLDKNYIDIPVNIFGNNLSWIHVVAFGS, from the coding sequence ATGCGCGCGTTCTCTTACCGGCACATAATCTGGTTCGTCATCGGGCTGTGTCTCATGGGACGCGCTGCAGCGGCCGGCGCGCTGCAAGTGCCACTGTTGCTGAATTACCAAGGCATGCTCACCGACGGCGGCGGAAACCCACTCCCGTCGGGCGCGACGCCGTTTCTCTTCCGCATCACCGACGCCGACGGGCGGGCATTGTACGAAGAGGCGCAAACGGTCGACGTGGTCCACGGCGTCGCCGCAACGTTGGTCGGCAACGGGACGGAACCGCAAACCGGCGCCGCACAAGGCGGTCTGCCACCGGAAATCCTGGCACCGGAGGCCCCGCGTTTTCTGGAAGTGTGGGTCAACAATGAACTCGTGGATACACCACTGGAGATTGTCTCGGTCCCGTACGCGTACTGGAGTGCGACCGCATTGCATGTCGCGGCCGGCAGTGTGGATGGCAACGCACTGGCGCCCGGCAGTGTGACGCTGCAACATTTGGCGGAACCGGTGCTGGGAGAACTCGCTACGGCGCTGGCACAAACCCCGGCGTTGCAAGCGCTGGGCGGTGCAGGCGTCGGCACGGCGAAGGCCGTCGCTGTGGACGGCAGCTTCGCCTACTCCGGGGCCAACACATTGCAAGAGGTGCTGCACGATCTGGATCGCGCGATCAAGGCACGTGAAGAAAAGAATCTCAACAAGACCGGCGATTCGGTCAGTGGTCCGCTGACATTTGTCGGCGACAGCGGCGCGGCGACGCTGACGCTCGACGCGACCAGCGGCGACATGACCTCGACTGGCGACGTGGTGGCCGGAGGCGGAGTGAGCCTGGCCGGCGGCAAAGTCACGGTCGACGCGGCGAGCGGCACGATGACGTTCACGGCAGGCGCGCGGCTCACCGGGCTACCACCCGCACAGCAGGAGAGTGACGCGGCAACGTGGCTGGATGTAAAAACGGCGAAGAGCGCCATCGTCGGCACCGACGGACTGCTGAATTTCGCCGATGTGCAAGACCAACTTCCGCTTTCAAAATTACAGATCGAGACCTTCGCCGCGTGGGATCAAGACGCTAGCAACGACCTCACGGTTGCGTCGGCCGCTGGCGGCGACCTGGGCGGTCCGTTCGGCAATCTGCAACTCGGCGCGGGCGTGGTGGGCACGGTGGAGTTGAGCAGCGGTGCAGTCACCGCGGCGAAGCTGGCGGATGGCGCGGTCGGCACGGCTGCGCTCGCCAACAGCGCCGTCACTGCGCCGAAACTCGCTGCCGGGGCAGTAACAAGTGCCGCATTGGCGGAAGGGTCCGTGACCAGCGCAGCGCTGGCGGACAATACAGTCAGCAGTGTGGATATCGCCGACGGCACGATCACTGGGAACGACATCAGTGACGGCACACTTACCGGCGCCGATTTAGCGAGCGACAGTATCACGAGCGTGCAGATCGCTCCCGGGGCGTTGAGCGGCCTCGATCTCGCGGACAACAGCGTCAGCAGCGCGGATATCGTGGATGGGACGATCGGAACCGCCGACTTGGCCAACGGCGCCGTGACCGGCGCCAAAGTGGCGGATGGCGGGCTCACGGGGGCGGATATCGCGGACAACAGTCTCGGCAGCGCCGACATCGCCGATGGGTCGGTCACGAGCAGCGATTTGCAGAACAACAGCGTCGCCGGCAACAAGGTCATCGACGAATCGCTCACCGGGTTCGACCTCGCGAATGGGACGATCACCGGCGCCGACATCGGGGATGGGAGTGTGACCGGGATCGATATCGCGAATGGCACGTTGACGGGCAATCACATCATTACGAATTCGTTGAATGGCACGGATATCGAGGATGGCACACTCGGTGGAGTCGACATCATGGATGGATCGTTAACCGGAGTCGACCTCGCCGACAGCACACTGGGCCCGGAGAAGCTGAACTTCCCGATTGTCACACCGGAGCAACTGACCAACACGAGCACATCGTTAGCGGCGACGCCGAGTGTCGCCAAGGCGTGGATCAAAGTGGGTCTGCAGGCGAATGGAAGCTACGAGATCCATTCATCGTACAATGTCGAGGGCGTCACGTACGTCCACGACATAACTGTCGACAATCCGACGCTCTTCGGCATCAACTGCTTCCGCATCACGTGGGATGCACCTTTTAAAGATGGACAATACCCCATCCTTATTACGAGCGAGGAGGACAACATCGGCCTCCGTTACAAGTTAGACAAAAACTATATCGATATCCCAGTGAATATCTTCGGAAACAATCTCAGTTGGATCCATGTCGTCGCGTTTGGATCATAA